Proteins encoded together in one Bradyrhizobium sp. PSBB068 window:
- a CDS encoding SDR family NAD(P)-dependent oxidoreductase, translated as MTKPLASRIALVTGASRGIGYATSVALAKAGAHVVAVARTQGGLEELDDEIRKDGGSATLVPLSLTDYEGIARLGLALHERHGKLDILVGNAGTAGPSSPLGHIELKPWNDVMAINVTANFQLIRCMDPLLRQSDAGRAVFVTSGVAHKASAYLGPYAASKAALDALVRSWANETANTALRVNLFSPGPIRTRMRAQVFPGEDPMTLDTPDMAAEFIVPMCSPEWTETGKLYDYKARTLRTFQPPA; from the coding sequence ATGACAAAACCCCTCGCCTCCCGGATTGCCCTCGTGACCGGCGCATCGCGCGGCATCGGCTATGCGACATCAGTCGCCCTTGCAAAAGCCGGCGCGCATGTGGTGGCGGTGGCGCGCACGCAGGGCGGGCTGGAAGAGCTCGACGACGAGATCCGCAAGGACGGCGGCAGCGCCACGCTGGTGCCGCTGTCGCTGACCGATTACGAGGGCATCGCGCGGCTCGGGCTCGCGCTGCATGAGCGCCACGGCAAGCTCGACATCCTGGTCGGCAATGCCGGCACGGCCGGACCGTCGTCGCCGCTCGGCCATATCGAGCTGAAGCCGTGGAACGACGTGATGGCGATCAACGTCACCGCCAACTTCCAGCTGATCCGCTGCATGGACCCGCTGCTGCGCCAGTCCGACGCCGGCCGCGCGGTGTTCGTGACCTCGGGCGTGGCGCACAAGGCCAGCGCCTATCTTGGGCCCTATGCCGCCTCGAAGGCCGCCCTGGACGCGCTGGTGCGCTCCTGGGCCAACGAGACCGCCAACACGGCGCTGCGCGTCAATCTGTTCAGCCCCGGCCCGATCCGCACCCGGATGCGCGCGCAGGTATTTCCCGGCGAAGACCCGATGACGCTCGATACGCCCGACATGGCCGCCGAATTCATCGTCCCGATGTGCTCGCCGGAGTGGACCGAAACCGGCAAGCTCTACGACTACAAGGCACGCACGCTGCGGACATTTCAGCCGCCGGCGTGA
- a CDS encoding amidophosphoribosyltransferase produces MQTPSDHADQMDLDLGPTELQEHLRDNDFRYHPDLDGDTLREECGVFGIFGHSEAAAITALGLHALQHRGQEAAGIVSFDGSRFHSERRLGLVGDAFSRREVIDRLPGSAAVGHVRYPTTGGTGLRNVQPLFAELNAGGFAVGHNGNLTNGLTLRSELVKGGALMQSTTDTEVILHLVAQSKRTRFIDRFIEALRAIEGAYALVALTNKKLVGARDPLGIRPLVLGDLDGHPILTSETCALDMIGAKYVRDIEPGEIIVFDEKGAHSHKPFPPKPARPCIFEYIYFARPDSIVGGRSVYDVRKAFGAQLARESHPEVDVVVPVPDSGVPAAVGYSQYSGVPFELGIIRNHYVGRTFIQPTQTVRELGVRMKHSANRAAIEGKRIILIDDSLVRGTTSKKIVRMMRDAGAREVHFRLASPPILYPDYYGIDLPDRGGLLAATHSLEEMRDIIGADSLAFLSIDGMYRAMGYEGRDPASPKFADHCFTGAYPTHLTDQSETEPSPRQLSLLAEAS; encoded by the coding sequence ATGCAAACCCCTTCCGATCATGCCGACCAGATGGATCTCGACCTCGGCCCGACGGAATTGCAGGAACATCTCCGGGACAACGATTTCCGTTACCACCCCGATCTCGATGGCGACACGCTCCGCGAGGAATGCGGCGTGTTCGGCATCTTCGGCCACTCCGAGGCCGCCGCGATCACCGCGCTCGGCCTGCACGCTCTGCAACACCGCGGCCAGGAAGCCGCCGGCATCGTCTCGTTCGACGGCAGCCGCTTCCACAGTGAACGCCGCCTCGGCCTGGTCGGCGACGCCTTCTCCCGCCGTGAGGTGATCGATCGTCTGCCCGGCAGCGCCGCGGTCGGCCACGTCCGCTATCCCACGACCGGCGGCACGGGCCTGCGCAACGTGCAGCCGTTGTTCGCCGAGCTCAATGCCGGCGGGTTCGCGGTCGGCCACAACGGCAACCTGACCAACGGCCTGACCTTGCGCAGCGAGCTGGTGAAGGGCGGCGCGTTGATGCAGTCGACCACCGACACCGAAGTGATCCTGCATCTGGTCGCGCAGTCCAAGCGCACCCGCTTCATCGATCGTTTCATTGAGGCGCTGCGCGCCATCGAGGGCGCCTATGCGCTGGTGGCGCTGACCAACAAGAAGCTGGTCGGCGCGCGCGACCCGCTCGGCATCCGACCGCTCGTGCTCGGCGATCTCGACGGCCATCCGATCCTGACCTCGGAGACCTGCGCGCTCGACATGATCGGCGCCAAATACGTCCGCGACATCGAGCCCGGCGAGATCATCGTGTTCGACGAGAAAGGCGCGCACAGCCACAAGCCGTTCCCGCCGAAGCCGGCGCGGCCCTGCATCTTCGAATACATCTATTTCGCGCGGCCGGATTCGATCGTCGGCGGCCGCTCGGTCTACGACGTGCGCAAGGCGTTCGGCGCCCAGCTTGCGCGCGAGAGCCATCCCGAGGTCGACGTCGTGGTGCCGGTGCCGGATTCCGGCGTGCCCGCCGCGGTCGGCTACAGCCAGTATTCCGGCGTGCCGTTCGAGCTCGGCATCATCCGCAACCACTATGTCGGCCGCACCTTCATCCAGCCGACCCAGACCGTGCGCGAGCTCGGCGTGCGCATGAAGCATTCGGCCAACCGCGCCGCGATCGAGGGCAAGCGCATCATCCTGATCGACGACAGCCTGGTGCGCGGCACCACCTCGAAGAAGATCGTGCGCATGATGCGCGACGCCGGTGCCCGCGAGGTGCATTTCCGCCTCGCCTCGCCGCCGATCCTCTATCCCGACTATTACGGCATCGACCTCCCCGATCGCGGTGGCCTGCTGGCTGCGACCCATTCGCTCGAGGAAATGCGCGACATCATCGGCGCCGACTCGCTCGCCTTCCTGTCGATCGACGGCATGTACCGCGCGATGGGCTATGAGGGACGCGATCCCGCCAGCCCGAAGTTCGCCGACCATTGCTTCACCGGCGCCTATCCGACCCATCTCACCGACCAGAGCGAGACCGAGCCCTCGCCGCGCCAGCTCTCGCTGCTGGCGGAGGCCAGCTGA
- a CDS encoding CvpA family protein, translating into MPITILDLVLLGVMLISGLLAMVRGFMREILSIAAWGAAALVTLYAFSKLLPTAKTYFNNDTVAAVVVVAGVFIGTLIVVSIITVRISDMILDSRIGALDRTLGFLFGLARGLLIVVVAFMFFTWLVPDKQRPDWVTGAKSRVVLQGTGDWLMSLLPDDPENTILKKFKKNKPDDDSAADTNDQATPASGDGYSKPARDSLKKLIEKPAGR; encoded by the coding sequence ATGCCCATAACGATACTCGATCTCGTCCTGCTCGGCGTGATGCTGATTTCGGGCCTGCTTGCCATGGTGCGTGGCTTCATGCGCGAGATCCTGTCGATCGCGGCCTGGGGCGCCGCCGCGCTGGTCACGCTGTATGCTTTCTCGAAGCTGCTGCCCACCGCCAAGACTTACTTCAATAACGACACGGTCGCCGCCGTGGTCGTGGTCGCCGGCGTGTTCATCGGCACGCTGATCGTGGTCTCGATCATCACGGTGCGGATCTCGGACATGATCCTGGATTCCCGGATCGGCGCGCTCGACCGCACCCTCGGCTTCCTGTTCGGCCTCGCCCGCGGCCTGCTGATCGTGGTCGTGGCGTTCATGTTCTTCACCTGGCTGGTTCCCGACAAGCAGCGGCCCGACTGGGTCACGGGGGCGAAGTCCCGGGTGGTGCTGCAGGGAACCGGGGATTGGCTGATGTCGCTCTTGCCTGACGACCCCGAGAACACCATCTTAAAGAAGTTCAAGAAGAATAAGCCAGACGACGATTCTGCGGCCGATACCAACGATCAGGCGACGCCGGCGTCGGGTGATGGCTATAGCAAACCTGCGCGTGACAGCTTGAAAAAGCTGATCGAGAAACCCGCGGGCCGATAA